The following are encoded together in the Serratia sp. UGAL515B_01 genome:
- a CDS encoding 2-hydroxyacid dehydrogenase, with protein MKMAIYSTKQYDRKYLEVVNQQFGYELEFFDFLLSKKTAKTAIGCKAICIFVNDDGSREVLKELAAIGVEILALRCAGFNNVDLDAANELGIKVVRVPAYSPEAVAEHAIGMMMCLNRRIHRAYQRTRDANFSLEGLIGFNMHNRTAGVIGTGKIGVAAMRILKGFGMKLLAYDPYPSEQALELGAEYVDLATLYAQSDVITLHCPLTPENHHLLNAGAFAMMKNGVMVINTSRGGLIDSSAAIDALKMQKIGALGMDVYENERDLFFEDKSNDVIQDDVFRRLSACHNVLFTGHQAFLTEEALTSISQTTLKNIDQLSRGESCQNQL; from the coding sequence ATGAAAATGGCGATTTACAGTACCAAACAGTATGACCGCAAGTATCTTGAAGTGGTAAATCAGCAATTTGGTTACGAACTGGAGTTCTTCGATTTTCTTCTCAGCAAGAAAACCGCCAAGACCGCGATAGGCTGTAAAGCAATTTGTATCTTTGTGAATGACGACGGTAGCCGAGAAGTGCTGAAGGAACTTGCAGCGATTGGAGTCGAGATCCTCGCGCTGCGCTGCGCTGGGTTTAATAACGTCGATCTGGATGCTGCCAACGAATTAGGTATCAAGGTAGTTCGTGTCCCCGCTTATTCCCCAGAAGCTGTCGCCGAACATGCCATAGGTATGATGATGTGCCTTAACCGCCGTATTCATAGAGCTTATCAACGCACACGTGATGCTAACTTTTCGCTGGAGGGGTTGATCGGATTCAATATGCATAACCGGACCGCTGGGGTTATAGGTACTGGCAAGATTGGCGTGGCTGCAATGCGCATCTTAAAAGGATTTGGCATGAAACTGTTGGCTTACGATCCCTACCCAAGTGAACAAGCACTTGAACTGGGTGCCGAATATGTCGACCTAGCAACGCTGTACGCCCAATCTGATGTGATTACCTTGCACTGCCCTTTAACCCCCGAAAACCATCACCTGTTAAATGCAGGCGCTTTTGCAATGATGAAAAACGGAGTGATGGTGATAAATACCAGCCGAGGTGGTTTGATCGACTCGTCTGCCGCTATCGACGCGTTGAAAATGCAGAAAATCGGCGCACTGGGAATGGACGTCTATGAAAACGAGCGCGATTTGTTCTTTGAAGACAAATCCAATGACGTTATTCAGGATGATGTTTTCCGCCGGCTTTCAGCCTGCCATAACGTGCTGTTTACCGGCCATCAAGCATTCCTGACAGAAGAAGCGCTGACCAGTATTTCGCAAACCACGCTAAAGAATATCGACCAGCTTTCTCGCGGAGAGTCTTGCCAGAATCAGCTATAA
- a CDS encoding DUF333 domain-containing protein, with translation MITAKWLLTATVMVLAACSSHNNEEPLQIATSANIGVIPTSAECASVGGVTAIAHTLNGDAIRMCQMPNGKQCEEISLAGGTCANVR, from the coding sequence ATGATTACGGCAAAATGGCTACTTACTGCCACAGTAATGGTTTTGGCTGCCTGCAGCAGTCATAACAATGAAGAACCACTACAAATTGCAACGAGCGCCAATATTGGTGTAATACCGACCAGTGCAGAGTGTGCCAGCGTTGGGGGCGTAACGGCCATTGCTCATACACTAAACGGTGATGCGATCAGAATGTGCCAGATGCCGAATGGTAAGCAGTGTGAGGAGATCTCGCTGGCCGGTGGAACCTGCGCCAACGTGCGATGA
- a CDS encoding SMR family transporter, whose amino-acid sequence MNGFMYLTMAIVAEVIATSMLKASEGFTRLWPSLLVVVGYAISFWGLSMVVKTMPLGIVYAIWSGMGIVLVSIAAVFIYQQKLDLPAIFGMGLIIAGVLVINLLSKSSVH is encoded by the coding sequence ATGAATGGGTTTATGTATTTAACAATGGCGATCGTCGCTGAAGTGATCGCCACTTCTATGCTAAAAGCATCGGAAGGTTTTACGCGCTTATGGCCTTCGCTACTGGTTGTTGTGGGTTACGCTATCTCATTTTGGGGGTTGTCAATGGTGGTTAAAACAATGCCGTTGGGTATTGTCTATGCCATTTGGTCTGGTATGGGGATCGTTCTGGTTTCTATTGCTGCAGTGTTTATCTATCAGCAAAAGCTGGATCTTCCTGCCATATTTGGCATGGGGTTAATCATTGCAGGAGTGCTGGTAATTAATTTGCTGTCAAAATCCTCTGTACACTAA
- a CDS encoding MgtC/SapB family protein — translation MITDLLLRIALAGALGGLIGLERQLRAKEAGLRTHILVGIGSAMFMIVSKYGFDDLLKLSHVELDPSRVAAQVVSGMGFLGAGTIIIQKQIVKGLTTAAGLWVTAAIGLVIGSGLYEIGLYGTIMTLVVLEVFRQLSNRLLGHHHFVLLRLTSQSVPAVLLELQKMRIRPASLSVTQQEGKPENCELSLDVTLSSRRKITDIYQKIIAVPGVHSLDIS, via the coding sequence ATGATTACAGATTTGCTCCTTCGTATCGCCCTGGCGGGCGCACTCGGTGGTTTGATCGGCCTTGAACGACAATTACGTGCTAAAGAAGCGGGGTTGCGCACCCACATTTTAGTGGGTATCGGCAGTGCGATGTTTATGATTGTCTCCAAATATGGTTTTGACGATTTACTCAAGTTGTCACACGTTGAGTTAGATCCGAGCCGTGTAGCAGCACAAGTCGTCAGTGGCATGGGTTTTCTCGGTGCAGGTACCATCATTATTCAGAAACAGATTGTCAAAGGACTCACCACAGCCGCAGGGCTTTGGGTTACAGCCGCAATTGGATTGGTTATCGGGAGTGGTTTATATGAAATCGGCCTTTACGGCACAATAATGACATTAGTGGTACTGGAGGTCTTTCGTCAGTTAAGTAATCGGCTACTCGGGCATCACCACTTCGTGTTACTTCGACTGACATCACAAAGCGTACCAGCCGTACTGTTGGAATTGCAGAAAATGCGCATCCGCCCTGCCAGTCTGTCCGTCACCCAGCAAGAAGGTAAACCTGAAAATTGTGAATTGTCACTGGATGTGACACTTTCATCACGGCGAAAAATTACCGATATTTACCAAAAAATCATAGCAGTACCTGGCGTACATTCGCTGGATATTAGCTGA